The Halomonas sp. 7T genome contains a region encoding:
- a CDS encoding phospholipase D-like domain-containing protein: MQHAWREGNRVTLLPEASCFLPAMFEAVSQARYYVLVELYLMESGKLADQVCDVLMSAARRGVNVYLLLDGYGAMGLGSAERNRLQQAGIQLRLFNPIGFHSLARNLSRDHRKIVVVDGKVAFTGGFGAVDEFLDAWYEVAVRMEGPVVADWETLFRRLWRSRLTRAEKGNLTTTGLATQRPPERYPDGVSGRVVSARGYRYQAIRHSLYGRINQANDRLWLCTPYFVPTFSLRRRLIKAARRGVDVRLLLPGCEHDHPGVRYAGQRYYQAQLKAGVRIFEFQPTFIHAKFVLVDNWVSVGSCNFDHWNLHWNLEANQELESETVADDVRALFERNFAVSQEVDPAAWAARPWGQRAREWIYGLMDAMVTRLK; the protein is encoded by the coding sequence ATGCAGCATGCGTGGCGAGAAGGGAATCGCGTTACTCTGCTGCCAGAAGCGTCGTGCTTTCTGCCGGCCATGTTTGAGGCGGTCAGTCAGGCCAGGTACTACGTGCTGGTCGAGCTGTATCTAATGGAGTCGGGCAAGCTTGCGGACCAAGTGTGCGATGTGCTGATGAGTGCCGCTCGGCGTGGGGTAAACGTTTATCTATTGCTGGATGGCTATGGCGCGATGGGCTTGGGCAGCGCTGAGCGTAACCGGCTGCAGCAGGCGGGCATTCAGTTACGACTTTTCAATCCGATTGGTTTTCATTCACTGGCCCGTAATTTAAGCCGTGATCATCGCAAAATTGTCGTAGTAGATGGCAAGGTTGCCTTTACCGGTGGCTTTGGGGCGGTGGATGAGTTCCTGGATGCGTGGTACGAAGTTGCGGTGCGAATGGAAGGCCCGGTAGTGGCGGATTGGGAAACGTTGTTCCGTCGCCTGTGGCGCTCACGGTTAACCCGTGCTGAGAAAGGTAATTTAACGACAACAGGGCTCGCTACGCAGCGACCGCCTGAACGCTATCCTGATGGTGTGTCGGGGCGGGTGGTATCCGCTAGAGGGTATCGCTACCAGGCTATTCGTCACTCACTGTATGGACGTATCAACCAAGCGAATGATCGCCTGTGGCTGTGCACCCCCTATTTTGTACCTACCTTTTCGCTGCGGCGTCGGTTGATCAAGGCGGCCCGGCGGGGAGTTGATGTGCGTCTGCTGTTGCCAGGCTGCGAGCATGACCACCCCGGCGTGCGCTACGCCGGACAGCGTTACTATCAGGCGCAGCTTAAAGCGGGCGTGCGCATTTTTGAATTCCAACCTACCTTTATCCACGCCAAATTTGTACTGGTAGATAATTGGGTCAGCGTGGGGTCATGTAATTTCGACCACTGGAATTTGCATTGGAATCTTGAAGCGAACCAAGAGTTGGAGTCTGAAACCGTGGCCGACGACGTGCGTGCGCTGTTTGAGCGAAATTTTGCCGTCAGCCAGGAGGTCGATCCTGCCGCCTGGGCTGCGCGCCCCTGGGGGCAGCGCGCTAGAGAGTGGATCTATGGTTTGATGGACGCGATGGTTACCCGTCTTAAATAG
- the tsaB gene encoding tRNA (adenosine(37)-N6)-threonylcarbamoyltransferase complex dimerization subunit type 1 TsaB → MPSLLLALDASSSACSAALIRQEGAERECIARFELTPRAHTRRLMPMVDDVLAEAQVSPQQLDAVAFGRGPGSFTGLRIAAGTAQGLAFGLDRPLLGISTLEALALQVHRRYHFRHVVTALDARMGEIYVATWHCLNDSVSRQSNEVVMAPERLHLPSDETDWVGVGSGFSLWEQFTADVQANMTQYLSDLEPRAEEMAWLGLRDLETGLGQAAHDAQPVYLRNDVAWKKPA, encoded by the coding sequence ATGCCATCACTCTTACTCGCGCTGGACGCCTCTTCCAGCGCCTGTTCAGCCGCGCTAATACGTCAAGAGGGAGCAGAGCGTGAGTGTATTGCGCGTTTTGAGCTAACCCCGCGCGCCCACACGCGCCGACTGATGCCCATGGTGGATGACGTGCTGGCAGAGGCGCAAGTCTCTCCCCAGCAGTTAGACGCGGTGGCGTTTGGGCGTGGCCCTGGCTCGTTTACGGGCCTGCGCATCGCAGCAGGTACGGCCCAAGGCTTGGCATTTGGGTTGGATCGTCCCTTGCTGGGCATTTCCACGTTGGAAGCACTCGCGCTTCAGGTTCACCGGCGCTACCATTTTCGCCATGTCGTCACCGCGTTGGATGCGCGTATGGGGGAAATCTACGTGGCGACGTGGCACTGTTTAAACGATAGCGTTAGCCGCCAAAGCAATGAGGTCGTGATGGCACCGGAAAGGTTGCATCTGCCCTCAGATGAAACCGACTGGGTGGGCGTTGGTTCAGGGTTTAGCTTATGGGAGCAGTTTACTGCCGATGTGCAAGCCAACATGACTCAGTACCTTAGTGACCTTGAACCGAGGGCCGAAGAGATGGCGTGGCTTGGCTTGCGTGATTTGGAGACTGGTTTGGGACAGGCGGCCCATGACGCCCAGCCGGTGTACCTACGTAACGATGTGGCGTGGAAAAAGCCCGCATGA
- a CDS encoding YecA family protein: MAERNNVPAENSSENVPPQPLLEDEQLDRLDDFLDSEQVGEDALDLISAHGFLVALAVAPSEQPTAQWLEELFQGEPSYRNDAERDDIIHLLTLLRDNAMAVLEQGGLPELPFELTLDGLPAEETPIGDWCAGFMEGVFSDESAWFQDDEEAAATLLLPFMLLSGLFEDEPDMAEMAQDQANQESLVAQLPELVLDLYLHYRVPPETAKPKPRKKTPAKGKKRR, from the coding sequence ATGGCAGAGCGCAATAACGTGCCAGCAGAAAATTCGTCCGAAAACGTCCCACCTCAACCGCTGCTGGAGGATGAGCAGCTGGATAGGCTGGATGACTTTTTAGATTCCGAGCAGGTGGGGGAAGATGCTCTCGACCTCATTTCTGCGCATGGCTTTTTAGTCGCGTTGGCAGTCGCGCCTAGCGAGCAGCCTACCGCACAGTGGCTCGAAGAGCTGTTTCAGGGTGAGCCTAGCTACCGCAATGACGCCGAACGCGATGACATTATTCATCTGCTCACCCTGCTGCGGGACAACGCGATGGCAGTGCTGGAGCAAGGCGGCTTACCCGAGCTGCCCTTTGAGCTCACCTTGGATGGCCTACCCGCTGAAGAGACGCCGATTGGCGATTGGTGCGCGGGCTTTATGGAAGGCGTCTTCAGCGATGAGAGCGCCTGGTTCCAAGATGACGAAGAAGCGGCGGCCACTCTGCTGCTACCCTTCATGCTGCTGTCCGGGCTATTCGAAGACGAGCCAGACATGGCGGAAATGGCCCAGGATCAAGCTAACCAGGAGAGCTTGGTTGCTCAGCTGCCTGAGCTAGTGCTTGACCTCTACTTGCACTACCGTGTACCGCCGGAAACCGCCAAACCCAAACCGCGTAAGAAAACGCCGGCGAAAGGCAAAAAACGCAGGTAA
- a CDS encoding SprT-like domain-containing protein encodes MKTSPLPTWPPEQLAALSTQALHKAARSRVHEALARCQEVYPELPAPRVWFDLKGASAGQAHLGKGGLRFNPVLLEGNRSAYFDEVIPHEMAHWLVFHLANGSRLKPHGREWQSVMRDLFGLAPKVTHQFDIQQAQSRPYAYRCDCQIHYFTKRRHSLVVRGRRYRCRECDQTLVYCTISKP; translated from the coding sequence ATGAAGACCTCACCACTGCCCACTTGGCCACCTGAGCAATTAGCAGCGTTATCGACTCAAGCGTTGCATAAAGCGGCCCGGTCACGGGTACACGAAGCGTTAGCGCGCTGCCAAGAAGTGTATCCAGAACTGCCAGCACCCAGGGTATGGTTTGACCTAAAAGGGGCCTCTGCAGGCCAAGCGCACCTTGGTAAAGGAGGGCTGCGCTTTAATCCAGTGCTGTTAGAGGGTAATCGCAGCGCATATTTTGATGAGGTCATCCCTCATGAAATGGCCCATTGGCTAGTATTTCACTTGGCAAACGGATCGCGTTTAAAACCTCATGGGCGCGAGTGGCAGTCGGTGATGCGCGATTTGTTTGGTTTAGCGCCCAAAGTAACTCACCAATTTGATATTCAGCAGGCGCAGTCACGGCCTTACGCATATCGGTGTGACTGCCAGATACACTATTTTACCAAGCGGCGTCACTCTTTAGTGGTAAGGGGGCGTCGTTACCGCTGCCGTGAATGTGATCAGACCTTGGTCTACTGCACTATTAGTAAACCTTGA
- a CDS encoding class I SAM-dependent methyltransferase, with product MSDSTWRTLPEALVLPAGLTLAQHEGQLALVGSEQQYGKPLSVDFVAGKAAHRRQFGGGRGQLVAKACGLAKGATPSIVDATAGLGRDAFVLASLGAKVLLIERVAAIAALLNDGLSRAAQAEETAAIAARMQLRHGDAANALAELVADAQFAPQVIHLDPMFPHREKSALVKKEMRLFRELAGDDNDAPRLLEAALDVATHRVVVKRPRKAPPIAGPAPQHTLEGKTSRYDLYVHRSLTR from the coding sequence ATGAGCGATAGCACGTGGCGCACACTGCCTGAAGCGTTAGTGCTGCCTGCTGGGCTTACCTTGGCCCAGCATGAAGGCCAGCTAGCCCTTGTCGGAAGCGAGCAGCAGTATGGTAAGCCGCTAAGCGTTGATTTTGTCGCGGGAAAGGCGGCTCATCGACGCCAGTTTGGGGGCGGCCGAGGGCAGTTGGTGGCCAAAGCCTGTGGCTTAGCTAAAGGGGCAACGCCAAGCATCGTGGATGCTACTGCAGGGCTAGGACGCGATGCGTTTGTGCTGGCAAGTTTAGGCGCAAAGGTACTGTTAATAGAGCGCGTAGCGGCCATTGCTGCGCTGCTAAACGATGGCCTTTCTAGAGCGGCGCAAGCGGAAGAGACAGCCGCGATTGCGGCACGTATGCAGTTGCGCCATGGTGATGCCGCCAATGCCCTGGCTGAGCTGGTGGCCGATGCGCAATTTGCCCCCCAGGTTATTCATCTTGACCCGATGTTTCCCCATCGCGAAAAGTCTGCACTAGTGAAAAAAGAGATGCGCCTGTTTCGAGAGCTGGCCGGCGACGATAATGACGCTCCTAGGCTGCTGGAGGCAGCGTTGGATGTGGCAACGCATCGCGTTGTGGTTAAGCGGCCTCGTAAGGCGCCGCCCATTGCCGGGCCTGCTCCCCAGCATACCCTTGAGGGGAAAACGAGCCGCTACGATCTTTACGTGCATCGTTCGCTAACCCGTTAA
- the adk gene encoding adenylate kinase encodes MRLILLGAPGAGKGTQAQFICEQYKIPQISTGDMLRTAIKDGTELGLKVKEIMNSGGLVSDDIIIDLVKERISQPDCANGFLFDGFPRTIPQADAMKEGGVKLDHVLEIAVPDEEIVNRLAGRRVHPASGRVYHVEHNPPKEPGKDDVTGEALIQREDDQESTVRNRLSVYHDQTAPLVDYYQQWAKEDPQTAPQYHRVEGIGSVADITRQVKEALN; translated from the coding sequence ATGCGTTTAATCCTATTGGGTGCCCCAGGGGCGGGGAAGGGAACTCAAGCTCAGTTTATTTGTGAGCAGTATAAGATTCCCCAAATTTCCACTGGGGATATGCTGCGCACGGCAATCAAAGATGGCACTGAGCTGGGCCTAAAAGTAAAAGAGATCATGAATAGCGGTGGTCTTGTTTCCGATGACATCATTATTGACTTGGTGAAAGAGCGCATTAGCCAGCCAGACTGCGCCAATGGTTTTCTATTCGATGGTTTTCCCCGCACGATCCCGCAAGCGGATGCCATGAAAGAGGGCGGCGTAAAGCTTGACCATGTGCTGGAAATAGCCGTCCCTGATGAAGAAATTGTTAACCGTTTAGCGGGTCGCCGCGTGCATCCGGCGTCAGGTCGCGTGTATCACGTTGAACACAATCCGCCTAAAGAGCCGGGTAAAGATGACGTGACCGGTGAAGCGCTGATTCAGCGTGAAGATGATCAAGAGTCTACCGTGCGTAATCGTTTATCGGTGTACCACGACCAGACCGCCCCGTTAGTTGATTACTATCAGCAGTGGGCTAAAGAAGATCCGCAAACCGCTCCCCAGTACCATCGCGTTGAGGGGATCGGCAGCGTTGCTGATATTACTCGTCAGGTAAAAGAAGCGCTAAATTAA